A stretch of DNA from Bacillus alveayuensis:
CGTGAAGTCGATGAGTATATTGGACAATTTAAAGAAGGTTATTTTAGTCCGCTTGCGATGCTCGCACGCCTAACAGAAGAGTTGGGGGAGCTGGCAAGGGAAGTCAATCATTATTTTGGAGAAAAGCCGAAAAAGGAAACCGAAAAAGAAAAAGCAATCGAAGAAGAAGTTGGAGACTTATTATTTGTATTAATTTGTTTTGCCAACTCACTTGGAATTGACCTTGAAGACGCACATGATTTAGTAATGGAAAAGTTTCGAAAAAGAGATCAAAATCGTTGGACAAGAATAGAGGAAAAAGAAGAGGAGTGAAAGAGATGGAAAAGATTAAAATAGTCATTGCTGGACCGCGTGGTCGAATGGGGACTGAAGCAGTTCAATTAGTCGAATCAACGGAACATTTTGAACTAGTTGGCGTCATTGACCGCATTCATGATGGGGAATTATTTGCAGGAAAGGACAATGTCAAAATTTTTACAGACCCAGAAAAATGCTTTATAGAGACAAATCCTGACGTACTGATCGATTTAACAACTCCAGAGTCTGGTAAAATACATACAAAGCTAGCGATTGAACATGGTGTTCGTCCTGTCGTTGGAACAACGGGCTTTTCAGAAGAAGATTTGGATGAACTATCACAATTAGCGGAAGAAAAGGGAATTGGGGCGATTATTGCGCCAAACTTTGCTTTAGGTGCCGTTTTAATGATGAAATTCGCGAAAATGGCAGCGAAATATTTTCAAGATGTTGAGATTATTGAAATGCATCACGATCAAAAGCTAGATGCACCTTCTGGTACAGGAGTTAAAACAGCGGAAATGATTTCTGAAATTCGCAAACCGAAAAAACAAGGCCATCCAAATGAAACGGAAACGCTTTCAGGGGCTAGAGGTGCTGATTTTCAAGGTATTCGCATTCATAGTGTTCGTTTACCAGGACTCATCGCCCATCAAGAAGTAATATTTGGCGGCGACGGACAGACATTAAAAATCCGACATGATTCTTATAACCGCACTTCGTTTATGTCTGGTGTTAAACTTTCGGTAGAGACCGTCATGAAGCTTGATATCCTTGTTTATGGTTTGGAAAACAT
This window harbors:
- a CDS encoding NTP pyrophosphatase (non-canonical NTP hydrolase) (product_source=COG1694; cath_funfam=1.10.3420.10; cog=COG1694; pfam=PF03819; superfamily=101386); this encodes MEKTMKQMQREVDEYIGQFKEGYFSPLAMLARLTEELGELAREVNHYFGEKPKKETEKEKAIEEEVGDLLFVLICFANSLGIDLEDAHDLVMEKFRKRDQNRWTRIEEKEEE
- a CDS encoding 4-hydroxy-tetrahydrodipicolinate reductase (product_source=KO:K00215; cath_funfam=3.40.50.720; cog=COG0289; ko=KO:K00215; pfam=PF01113,PF05173; superfamily=51735,55347; tigrfam=TIGR00036), with translation MEKIKIVIAGPRGRMGTEAVQLVESTEHFELVGVIDRIHDGELFAGKDNVKIFTDPEKCFIETNPDVLIDLTTPESGKIHTKLAIEHGVRPVVGTTGFSEEDLDELSQLAEEKGIGAIIAPNFALGAVLMMKFAKMAAKYFQDVEIIEMHHDQKLDAPSGTGVKTAEMISEIRKPKKQGHPNETETLSGARGADFQGIRIHSVRLPGLIAHQEVIFGGDGQTLKIRHDSYNRTSFMSGVKLSVETVMKLDILVYGLENIIE